In a genomic window of Gadus macrocephalus chromosome 9, ASM3116895v1:
- the gnrhr4 gene encoding gonadotropin releasing hormone receptor 4 has translation MFHQAAEEASGNASCEEQPSPVPSSSSAAACNSSAGGGGGDALLLPTFSTAAKARVVITFTLCAVSAVCNLAVLWAASHGGRRKSHVRILIVNLTAADLLVTFIVMPVDAAWNITVQWQAGDVACRALMFLKLVAMYSCAFVTVVISLDRHSAILNPLGISEAKRRSQIMLLVAWTMSVLLSLPQIFIFHNVTITVPEPFTQCTTRGSFVRHWQETVYNLFTFVCLFLLPLVIMIFCYARILVEISSHMGRGSRLSREVHLRRSHNNIPKARMRTLKMSIVIVTSFIVCWTPYYLLGLWYWLFPEDMEETVSHSLTHMLFIFGLFNACLDPITYGLFTIHFHHGLKRHHLNAAAATATASADHNNRRGAGRRRPATALRAALCPLATGARTTPRSPTPSARCNELG, from the exons ATGTTCCACCAAGCCGCCGAGGAGGCCAGCGGGAACGCCAGCTGCGAGGAGCAGCCCTCGcccgtcccctcctcctcctccgccgccgcctgcAACTCCAGcgcgggcgggggagggggggacgcgCTCCTGCTGCCCACCTTCTCCACCGCCGCCAAGGCGCGGGTCGTCATCACCTTCACCCTGTGCGCCGTGTCCGCCGTGTGCAACCTGGCCGTGCTGTGGGCCGCCAGCCACGGCGGCCGCCGCAAGTCCCACGTCCGCATCCTGATCGTGAACCTGACGGCGGCCGACCTGCTGGTCACCTTCATCGTGATGCCCGTGGACGCGGCGTGGAACATCACCGTGCAGTGGCAGGCGGGAGACGTGGCCTGCCGGGCGCTCATGTTCCTCAAGCTGGTGGCCATGTACTCGTGCGCCTTCGTCACCGTGGTGATCAGCCTGGACCGCCACTCGGCCATCCTCAACCCGCTGGGCATCAGCGAGGCCAAGAGGAGGAGTCAGATCATGCTGTTGGTGGCGTGGACCATGAGCGTGCTGCTCTCGCTCCCGCAG ATCTTCATCTTCCACAACGTGACCATCACGGTGCCAGAGCCCTTCACCCAGTGCACCACTCGCGGGAGCTTCGTGCGGCACTGGCAGGAGACTGTCTACAACCTGTTCACCTTCGTGTGTCTCTTCCTGCTGCCCCTGGTCATCATGATCTTCTGCTACGCCCGCATCCTGGTGGAGATCTCCAGCCACATGGGGAGAGGCAGCC GGCTCTCTCGAGAGGTCCACCTCCGCCGCTCGCACAACAACATCCCCAAAGCCCGCATGAGGACCTTGAAGATGAGCATCGTCATCGTCACGTCCTTCATCGTTTGCTGGACCCCCTACTACCTGCTGGGCCTGTGGTACTGGCTGTTCCCCGAGGACATGGAGGAGACCGTGTCCCACTCGTTGACGCACATGCTGTTCATTTTCGGCTTGTTCAACGCCTGCCTGGACCCCATCACGTACGGCCTCTTCACCATCCACTTCCACCACGGCCTCAAGAGGCATCACTTGaatgccgccgccgccacggcgACCGCCTCGGCCGACCACAACAACCG CAGAGGGGCCGGCAGGAGGAGACCTGCCACAGCGTTAAGAGCAGCTTTGTGTCCGTTAGCAACGGGAGCCAGGACGACGCCCAGAAGTCCGACCCCATCAGCCAGGTGTAATGAGTTAGGATAA